The Castanea sativa cultivar Marrone di Chiusa Pesio chromosome 4, ASM4071231v1 sequence TTCGCTTGCCCTCTCTGTTGCAGCTGGTGTCACAACTTCTGCCCAGGTGCTTCGAGCTGCAAATgtaggtttttattttggttgacTTGGTTTCTcgtttcttcttctcctttcaTTTGCTAACAGTTACAAGGCTTTGCTGCTTTGATAGGCTGCTGCAGGTGGCAACTCTGAAGAACCAAAGCCTGAGTTATCTGAAGCGGATATGGTTGTATTTCTTGGTGACTTTAATTACCGTCTTTTTGGTATATCTTATGATGAGGCGAGGGACTTTGTTTCGCAAAGATGCTTTGATTGGCTCAGAGAAAAAGATCAGCTCAGGGCAGAGATGCAATCTGGGAAAGTTTTCCAAGGAATGCGGGAGGCACTCATAAGATTTCCTCCAACATACAAATTTGAAAAGCACCAAGCAGGTTTAGCAGGTACACATTAGTAACACTTGTATGTAAGAATTTCAGCATTTACTATATGAGCTATTTGATTTATAGCATTAACATTTGAAATCGATTAGTGCTCTCATATGTAATTTCTAAAGAGGAAGTGGATTGACATTTACTTTGATTGTGTTTTTTCTGTTTTCATTGGTTTCTTGGTAGCATGACTTTGATGACTTTCACTATCTTTCCAGGGTATGATTCTGGTGAGAAGAAGCGTATTCCTGCCTGGTGTGACCGGATAATATATCGTGACAATCGTGCCACTTCAGTGACCAATTCCAGTTTAGAGTGCCCTGTGGTGTCATCAATTTTACAGTATGTCGTGTTATTAGGAAAGATTGCTGTTATCTTCATGGTTTGTTTGTTAGTAAAACTTGGTCTTCATTTTTGACAGGTATGAGGCATGCATGGATGTGACTGACAGTGATCACAAACCTGTCCGGTGTATATTCAATGTGAGAATTGCTCATGGTGATAAATCAGTAAGGAGACGGGAGTTCGGAAGAATTTACAGATCCAATGAGAAAATCAGGTCTATTCTTGAAGGATTAAGTTATATTCCAGAAACCACAGTGAGCACCAACAACATAGTTCTTCAAAACCAGGAATCATCCATTGTGAGAATCACCAACAAATATGCCAAGGATACggttatatataaaatcatgtGTGAAGGTCAGTCAACTGTCAAGGAAGATGGAGAAACACCCGAACTTCGCCCAAGAGGAGGCTTTGGCCTTCCAAGATGGCTTGAGGTATTGTGTTCTGCCTTTTGTTTGCATaaactttttatcttttttttcccccacttAGACACcctataaaattttgaattacttCTATATATCAGTTTCTAGGAGCAAATCACCTTAGCAATATCCCATGATCGAAGCCCAAATATCTGCAATTTATCACAAATATCTTCTGTCATGTGCaatgtcataaataaatataatacatattttaatttaaccTTTATATCTGTTTTAGGGATATCTGTGTGCATGCATGTACTCAAATGATCACATAGAACTTGTACATAGTGTTCATCAATACAAGAATGGTCAGAATAGCATACCTGCTATCACATTTCCTGTTAGCAGTTGCTTAAAATGCACAAATACTAAATAGATGTATTCTAATCTTACATTAggatgagcttattttcatcagtttttatttttatgtatttatttattttgtttactgTGTAGAAGTATGACTGTactatgaaaaatgttataCTTCTCCCGTTTATGATGAAAATAAGTGGCTTTATTTAGTTTAACGACATTGATAATTGCCACAAGGTGGATTTTTGCCTTAATGCTGATTTATTGTTTGTTCTTGTATTGTGTTCAAATTAGGTCACACCAGCAGCCTGCATAATTAACCCTGAAGAATTTGTAGAGGTCTCAGTAAGTCACAAGGACTTTCACACCCTAGAAGAGTATGTTGATGGCATCCCACAAAACTGGTGGAGTGAAGACACTCGAGACAAGGAAGTGTTCTTGGTCATAAATGTGTGTGGCAGTTGCTCAACCCATAGCTATAATCACAGAGTCCGTGTCCGCCATTGCTACTCGGGCAAGTCAATCCGCATCGACTCAAAATCCAACCATTCTAGAAAGTACCAAGGAGGCTTAATTCATCGGTCTGATCTCCGGCAACTAAGTACACTGACTGACTCAATTGATGACTCCCAACATATCAAAACCCCCCAAGAAGCTAGAAGCAAAACCCCAAGCAAAAACCACCCAAGAAGCTAGAAGCAAAACCCCCCATGAAGCTAGAAACAAAGGctaatagtttataaaagataTAGATGCATCACCAGTGCAAGTGCTTTGACTAGAAAATCTTGATGTAAATACTTTGTGGAGCCTGGTTGCCAATACAGTCATTTTACAACAGTTTCAATTTGTTTTATCATCTATTATATTAATGCATCAGTTCATACACTTTCAACTATTTAACTCCATTCTTTTTAGTAAAATGCACATTGTAATTTTGGACAAATGGGTTGTTCAAAACGACAGAAAGGAAAATGTAACAAGCAGCAAAATTGAGCTGCTTTAGTTTCTAACTCTTACAGATGTTTTCTTAGACTCCACGGGTGCCAATTTTCTTTGTAAAACAGATACGGACTACTTAGAGTAGAGCCACTGTGACTCATTTTGCTAGTGATTTACTTGCTTTAttcataatttggtttttgTGTAATAGCTGAGTAAAGAGATCCAAGGCTGGAGCAATCCTTTTTCTCTTATGGCCATTTCTTTAGTTCCAGAAACATGTTTCAAATTACAATAAGCATAATAAATGTAGTGACATAGAATTCACTATCGTTATTAAAAATGGCACTAGGAGAAGTGGTATTAGTTATGAACCGATGTAAAAGTGACATTAAGAGAAGTGATGTGATGCAGCCACGCGGTGAGCACACAGCGAACTATTCTTTTGCCTTTTAGTAAAGAGAAGTGACGTGAAAGTGACATTAACCCTCCATTTGTTTCGATGaaaaatttgtgtaaaaatagtttttcttatttttcagtgtttgatagcataaaaaaagatgagtcaaagaaaaactatttttggtcaacataaaaaatatggcttatttttagagattgttttccattaaatttttttgaaaaacaactctatctcacaataagctaaataagatattgtttttcaactcatttaaagttgttatcaaacattagaaaatgagatagatttataaaaaatgcttcttagaaaataactcattttttagaaacatcattgttgaaacaaacagagcgtaagaGAAGCAACAATATTAGTTATTAAAAATGATTGATTTAAAATGGgacaaaatttgactacaactccaactaaaaaaaaaaatttattacatattttaaaaatctaattattgAATTAGTTGTTTTTTGcgtttttatgttcttaataagcctatcaaattttgtatcaaacaaatattatttactatttgattcataaacttatttttatgcataattttggactataaaaacttgaaacttaaacatgtgattgatgatatatctttttttttttttttaggattttttttttccaaacattaagaatataaaaaaaattataatttaattgtgaatttttcaaaactcaTATTCAATAAAAGACATTAAGCGCGGCAGGCAAACTTTATCCTTTTGGGTCAAATTTGCTATACAAATTGATAGCATGAGAAATCAGGAAATTCAAAGTCAACAATGAATCAAAATCAGATTGTTTTGCTACGTTATCAAAATTACATTAACTCCCTTCAATCAAGCAAGGCTTAAAGCATAAAGAAAATATGTTAAACtatttataacaaatataaatcaataaatcagtcggaaaaaaaaaaaaaaaaaaaaaaaaaaaaaaaacttggcaGGTGGCGTAGTCCTAGCTGTTAATCCTAAAATGCCTGCAAGTCTGCAACTAAAACCAATGTTTTCAATTGATGACATTTGCATCCTTTCTTTGGGAATTTATGGTCAAACTTATCAAGTGATCTAACGGGTTTACAAATCCACACACTCAAATGTCTAGTACTGCAAACAATAAATAACAGCCAAAGCcataaaaaagtatatattaaaaGTTCTTCTATAACTGAAAACCCATTCTGTGTATCATGCCATGGTCACTTGGATGTTattcttcctcaagattgcAGTCAGACATCGTAAGCTAATCATTTTTAATGCTCCATGCCACAGTCACATGgcaataaaatcaataacaaaTTTGGAAGAGAATAGAAACACGTTAGAGAAAAGCAATTCTGAACAGATTATTAACATCATAAGCCACTACAGCATTTGCACATAGTTGGATTATATATAAACTCAAGCATATATTTGCATAGACATCAATAGTTGGCACCTTAGCCTGCTCTTGAGCTTCTAACAAATTCTACACTGATCTCTAggataaaatttgaaaacttatCTAGATTCATGGCAATGTCAATACCACAGAAGTCCCAGCAGGAGAAGGAAATCTTGGTAACCCTTTAAATGAAGTTTCCTTTGTGAAGGTGCAAAGCAAGCACAAGATGACTTGAACAACCTTAAtgccttcttttcttggttgCTGATACCAAGtacttgtatcttttcttcTTACACTCATGGAAAACCTCAACTAAAGCTCTTATAGTTATAATAAGATATAGACTGGAGAATATTAGGCTATCCAAACCTTCCAACTTCTACTTTGTTTCTTCCCAACTCCAATGACCTCAGAGTGCATACATTCTCTTATATTCATGGTTCAAAATCTCAGGCTCTGATGCCATAGAATTGGTGAAAGAACGAGATTGACTCTCAACTTTCCTTAGGCTCCTCAATTGTTTATCCTCCATTCTATGTATAATGACACAATAACACATGGAACCAATAGTAGTGAGCATGATTGTAGCACCTAATGCTGTGGTACACACAGCAAGCCACTGGGCATTCGAGCCCACCACCACATATGTCAGAGAAATGAAGGCAGCAGAAATGAAGAGACAAGCTAGCCACATAAGCTTgttaatcacaaacacaagctGCCTCTTTGCCTTCGGTTCTATTACAACCACAGATGTTTGGACGACTACAACAGCTAGGGAAATGAACAATGCCAGGCTatcaaatacaaagaaaattaGGAAAGAAGCTTTTTGAGCTATATGGGCCTGTCCAAGTGAAGTTCCATCTTCTTTTTCCTGAACATACTGGCCAGGTACAGTGAAAATGGCTGCAAAAGCAACAGTAGCAATGAGAACAGCAACAACAGTTGCAGAGTTTATAGCATTGTTGAGGCCACTAATATGAAGCTTCTTTAGCCTCTTTGCAATTTTCTGGACCCTTGCACCAGTTTGACGGGTCTGTTGGAGTTGTGACTGGACATCATGTTTTATATCGCTGACAGTCTGCTTAAGTTGCTTTGCTGGACTTGGAGGTTTTCCTAGGTCTTTAGAATTGGCGGCCCCTGCTTCCCTTAAAACGGAGACAAGTTCAGGAGTTCCATATCTTTCTGCAATGTCAAGGGGGGTCTCTCCAGCCTTGTTCATTGCATTGATGTTAATACCCTCAACTGATAACAAATAACGTACATTCTGCAATGGCATAAAGGAAAATTTCAATAACTTTAAAAACCcgacattttaaaaaatgatttaaataaaagttaaaaaagaagtttaggatgtccaatatttttttaatcttattagTAACAGAATTCATTATCTGGTCAGACAGCTTGTGTTGGTCAAAATCCTAGTCACATGGTACCCCCCATGTTTTCATCTTATGCCTTTCTATTAGGATTGTGAAAGATATTTCCTCCTCACTCAATCAAGTCCTATGATCTTCTCACTAAAATTCTGCTACTGACAAGGACCTTTCCATGGTAACTCCCAAGAATCAGGTAATGTAGTGTACATGAGCATGTTTTGTACTAACCAGACAAGcaagacaaaaaaagaagttgCCTTTAATTGAAAAATCCAGGAAAAACGGATCACaacttaaataatataacaCCTGTCCTTGGAAGACAATGCATCATAATGTTATAAACTAAGAAAGGGAGTTATGACTTAGACAGAAGAGATATTATAAGCTATACATTACATGAATATCTAAAAGCGATGAAAGAAGAAATATGGTATTATCCAAGCCAATGTCAAAAACACATTTTATGTTGACAGTGTCAAACATACTGACCACAAATAAGTTAGAACATGGCAACATCTCATACCCAGAAACAACGCCAACTATAAATTATCAAATCATCCTCTTAAGTAACCAAAGTGAAAGAAGCAGAAGAAAGAGGACTCTCCCCctattgttttctttcttcttctttttcttccttttttaaaaaaataaaaaaataacaatgatGTGTAAAGAAATTTTGGTTAAAACAATGGGCATTAGGTGTCAAAATTGCAGGTTTAATTGTTTTGGTCAACGCTATAGGCTAAAGGAGACATAGACAACCCAACACATATCTCAATCAAAAAACACAATTTGTTAATTGTTCAAATTGAAGAAGTTCATATTGTTGACCAAATTTAGAGCCTCAAGACAGTGAACCAAACATTATACCCTTACTCCTGATGCCCCGGGAGTGAGCAATAGCAATAGCAATATCAATTAAATCAATTTTGAACTGGGCTTTTTAGATTGAATAAAGTCCCCAATCGCTGAAAAGCTGTTATTGCTGAACTAAACAACCAATTTTAACATCTAAGCTTGAGATTAGTCTGTTATTCAGTAACCAAGATGGTTTATTCACTCATAACAATCCACTTGACTGAAAATCCCCttttataaatacaatataGATTTGGTACTCCAAAgtcaaataaaaagaattgcACTTCTTGACTTTTACAGAATTCGGTCATTCAATGTGTCTCATAGATTGGAACATTTCCCAAACTGATGGGAGTTTAATAGAAGGGAAATTGTTCTCACACACTTGTTGATTTACGCTCTAGACATACGGCATCCATAATTTCACGTGTGATGTCCACGTTTCAAACTTAAAATTGGTGATGTGTATGTATGATGTACAATGAAGAGTATGTGAGAATCAATGTGATAAACCTTAAATTACTAGCCAGAAAAAGTCAAAACTGTTGAACTCTAATATTGAATGACAACTGAAGCCTATCTtagaataatatatattctTGTTAAAAGAcctcttagatttttttttttttaaaaaggaaaaggaaaatatcAACTAGTtgacataattattaatttatttaagtaataaGAGCATTGACATGATCTGTAAAGCATTATTCACTTCAtagatttatataaaattaaaaaagaaaacagttgAAAGATAAAGAAATGAGGAAGAACCTCAATGCGGCCCTTCTTCGTGGCAACATGCAATGCTGTATTTCCCTTATTGTCCTCCAATTTCAAAACTGACAGGTCAGGTTTTATCAACTCCCGCAGAATCTCCTCGTTGTGCCCTTTCACAGCCATGTGCAATGCAACCTGTCCTTTTTTATCAGTCCTAAAAACAGTGCTTGGGTCTTTCTTAAGTAGGGACT is a genomic window containing:
- the LOC142631216 gene encoding ankyrin repeat-containing protein At5g02620-like; amino-acid sequence: MEKQSSFKGATVEKQSSFKGATMEKQQSFKGVMDKQQSFKGVMDKQQSFKGVMEKQQSFRGVMEKQKSFRGFMEKQKSFRIVMEKQLSFMGGERKRGKDSPGKRGDLPFHLAARAGNLSRVREFLQNCDPNEAKELLAKQNQEGETALYAAAENGYASVVGEMLKYLDLQTAFITARNGFDPLHVAAKQGHLEVLKELLNVLPNLAMTVDLTNSTALHTAATQGHIDIVNLLLETDSNLVKIAKNNGKTVLHSAARMGHLEVVKSLLKKDPSTVFRTDKKGQVALHMAVKGHNEEILRELIKPDLSVLKLEDNKGNTALHVATKKGRIENVRYLLSVEGININAMNKAGETPLDIAERYGTPELVSVLREAGAANSKDLGKPPSPAKQLKQTVSDIKHDVQSQLQQTRQTGARVQKIAKRLKKLHISGLNNAINSATVVAVLIATVAFAAIFTVPGQYVQEKEDGTSLGQAHIAQKASFLIFFVFDSLALFISLAVVVVQTSVVVIEPKAKRQLVFVINKLMWLACLFISAAFISLTYVVVGSNAQWLAVCTTALGATIMLTTIGSMCYCVIIHRMEDKQLRSLRKVESQSRSFTNSMASEPEILNHEYKRMYAL